Part of the Lepidochelys kempii isolate rLepKem1 chromosome 8, rLepKem1.hap2, whole genome shotgun sequence genome is shown below.
tGGGGAACCTTGGATTTCCCTTTCCCCATCTCCAGGCTCATCCACATGGGGTTTCATAGTTCAGAATCTCAGAGAGTTCTCTTGCCCTGAAGTTGTGCTGGGTTGTCCACGGACAGCTCTCCCCATGCCCAGACAGCTTGTCCCCAGCAGGCCCCCTTGCCCAGGCTTGGCAATTCTTTCCTTGCCCTTTTCTTTGCTGAACATGGAGCCCATTTCCCTCCCACTCCTCAGTGTCAGATGCAGCCCCAATaccccccagctccccgcccaaAAAGGTAACATCACTGGCCCCTTCCCACAGATCCCATCACCCCAGGCAGCCTGGATCCTCTGCCTCTGGAGCAGCAGCTCCTTGTTCTTGTTTGAGccaatccccttcccctcctgcctcccctcGCCTTCTACTTCCAGGTACAGCTAAGAATAGGGAGCAGAGGCCTCTGTCATGCCccactgggagctgcttgagtatgcatccaatgaagtgagctgtagcttacgaaagcttatgctcaaacaaattggttagtctctaaggtgccacaagtactccttttctttttgcgaatacagactaacacggctgttactctgaaaccagtggatatagtgtacttagattttcagaaagcctttgacatggtccctcaccaaaggctcttaagcaaagtaagttgtcatgggataagagggaaggtcctctcatggatcagtaactggttaaaagacaggaaacaaaaggtaggaataaatggtcagttttcagaatgaagagaggtaaatagtggtgtcccccagggatctgtactgggaccagtactgttcaacatattcatatatGATCTGGAAAGAGgtttaaacagtgaggtggtaaaatttttagatgattcaaaattattcaagatagttaagtccaaagcagactgcaaagaattgcaaaggaatctcacaaaactgggtgactgggcaacaaaatggtagatgaaattcagtgttgataaatgcaaggtaatgcacaatggaaaacataattataactatacatataaaatgatggggtctaaattagttgttaccactcaagaaagagatcttggaatcatcataaatagttctctgaaaatatgtgctcaatgtgcagtgggagtcaaaaaagctaacagaatgttgggaatcattaggaaggGGATACATaataagtcagaaaatatcatattgcctctatataaaccatggtacacccacctcttgaatactgtgtgcagatatagtcaccccatctcaaaaaagatatattggaattggaaaaggtaacaaaaatgttcagcttccgtatgaggaaagattaataagactgggacttttcagcttggagaaaaGATGATTGAGGgaggatataatagaggtctataaaatcacgactggtgttgagaaagtaaataaggaagtgttatttactccttttccttctcataacacaaaaacccagtgaaattaaaaggcagcaggtttaaaacaaacaaaaggaagtatttcttcacacaatgcagttaatctggggaactctttgccagatgatgttgtgaaggccaagactataatagggttcaagagagaactagataagttcatggaggataggtccatcaatggctatgagccaggatgggcagggatggtgtccctagcctctgtttgccagaagctgggaatgggcgacaggggatggatcacttgatgatacctgttctgttcattctctctgaagcatctggcactggtcactgttagaagacaagatactgagctagatggaccattagtctgactcaatatggccattcttacgtacTGGTTCCTTACTCTTCCATCCTCCCAGTGACCTGGTCAGTGATGCTGGTTTAGATGACAGGCTTTCTATACAAGCTTGTGGAATGCAACAGAAATGTATTAGTGGGTAAGCTTCATGGCCCCGTTTACAGATCCAGAGAAAATGATCCATGCTgtgtggctccattgaagtcagtgacaaagttCTCCTGGACTGTCATGGGGCCAGTTCAAACCAGATATTCCCTTATGCTATTTGTAACagtttgtctacacttgaaacgctaCAGTGGCACACTATATCACTTTGAGTGTAGATACTACCTATGCCAAGGGCATGAGaggaaacccccccaccccacagcactgcCAGCTAGGCACACGAGGGGAACCCCATCCTACAGCACTGCCAGCCAGGGGCACGAGGGGAatgcccaaccccccccccccccctacagCACTGTCAGCCAGGGGCAAGAGGGGAATGCCtaaccccaccccacagcactgcCAGCCAGGGGCACAAAGGGAACCTCTGACCCCTCCCCATATATACTTATGTTCTTTCCACTCTTATaccatctctctcctcctccctttctctgtgAATCAAGCACAGACTTGCACAAGCAGGCTCCTTCCCCCCAAATGCACTCAAATGCATTATGGTACATCCATGCTGCTCCCTGTAGCTCCCCCACACCCCCGTACATGGGACATGCAGGAGGGAACTCCAGGAGTTTGGTTGTTGGTTTGGGCCCTTGCAGAGACAAGAGCCAGATAGGaaattcagatctgggtctgggtTCAGATATGCCATTTCCCCAGGGCTCAGGGTGTCCCAGAACAGGATTGCCAAAGTCAAGCACCTGAACTATGCTGGGCTTGTTTGCTGAGGGCCTAAACACGTTTGTAACTGAAAAGAGCTTGTTTGTGAGGTGAGAGAAGATTGAGTTTGGATTTTGTAATTGCTCACAATATACAGAGAACTTGAAATTGAACATCTAATGGGTTCTGCGGTGCTAATTGCATGAAGGGATCACTGCGATCAGACACAGCCTCACAGGTCAGCACGACATGGTCTTTGCTCTCTGCCATGTCATAACATGGTGATATGATCTCACATTGTCAACGCAAACACCTTGAACAAAGGTTGGGTCTGGCAGAGCTGGATGTGCATGGTCTGGGATGGCTCCATTTCCCTTCCACTCCCAAACTGCTCAAGCCATGTCAAATTCATTTCTTCTAGCTGATTGTACTGGGGAGTGTGATGTTGAGAGGAGCCTTTCCCAATTTTCTCTCTGAGCAGATGGGCTTGCCAGATTCAGGAGCTTCCTTAGATCCGAGTTCAGTGAGGAAAACATTGAGTTCTGGATTGCCTGTGAAGAATACAAGAAAATCAAGTCCCCCACCAAGATGGCTGAGAAGGCCAAGAAAATTTATGAGGAGTTCATCCAGATGGAGGCACCTAAAGAGGTCAGTCCAGTCAGAGGGTGGCTGATGTGGAGAGGGATGGATACATGACACAAGTACTGATAGCACCAAAGCAGGTTGCTCACATTGTGCTCACTTGAAAGCCACATTGGCATCTTGTCTAGACCTGAAGAGCCATAGAAAATGTGCAAAAATTGGAGCAGATTCCAACCACCTGGTCTACAATCCAGAGGCACAGCCAGCCAAGGAGCCTGCAGCTCCCCGCATGCAATTCTGCATTGGTGCAGAGAGAAGGGTCACTGCGCCCCATGCctggtggctgcacttcagtcaCACCAGCTTCCATTCCTCCCTAGAGCTAGTGAACTGGCTTACACTGGTAAGGAACACTTGAGAAATGTGCATGTATTTAGTTATGTTGTGATGCCAGCAACGGCTTTATCTTTATGGTGATGACTCACTAGTTTACCTGTCTCCCGCAGATCTGTCTTGCTCCATCCACACTGACATCTCACCTGTGTCTCTGACATCTCTCAGGGAACTCTAACACAGCCTAAATGGCCTAAATGGAGCTCTTCATCTTCCCCCAAACCCTTCCTTCTCTCCTCTGTCACCCCAAACTACATCCCTAGCTTCCCTGTCACTCACACTGGTAACCAACATGTCACTTTGACCTGGCCCTCACCCAGACCCACACATCCAAGCTGTATCTAAAATTCACTGCTGTGGCCCCTTGGACACTGGGAATACCCAGCCTTACCTGCCTATAAAGCTGATCAAAGCTCTTGTCCAAGTCCCTTGCATCTCCTGCCTTGATTATTATGATCTCTTCCTCTTGGACCTCAGGCCTCCAAACTAACACTCACAGCTATTCAAAATGCTGCTCCAGGCCCATCTCCTAACCCACCTGCTCCTTCTTTGCATCCCTCCCTTTGTCCTTTCTCCAAGCACAAGGCTTGAGTTGTCTCCACCATTCCCCTCCATCTCTTAGCTCCATCCGGGGGATCTCATCACTTCCAGCAGTGCCGGGACAGGTGCAGGAAATCCACTGATCTCCTACTTGTGGAGAAAGCCTATGGCCCAAAGAAACAAAGAGTGGGAAAAGGCAGGAAAGACAGCCTGagaagctgcagaggagaagtCACAGTTGCCCCTCTGATGTCTTGTCTCTATGTATATTCCCACACACAAATTATGATAAGATGATGTTAAAGTTGAGTTTGTATTGATAATTTAAGGGAAACAACATTATAGCAATGTCACAATTATCCCCAAACTAAGTATTAATCCATGGCAAAAAGCTATAGTAATGCATAGTTATGGTTGCTTGGTGATATGTTGTCCCATGGCAGAAAGCTCAGTTGCACAAAACTCAAATTTCTAAAAACCAGGAAAAGAACAGTTAAGGTTTCCCATGCAACCTTACAACTGCCGTCTCTCAGCAATATCTGAATATGACCCATtgacacaaatacctttcctctgCCAATCCTACAGTTGATTAAATATAAGAGTGCCTCATCTCCATTTACAACCCACAGGATTGGGTTAGGGGTAGATTTAGAGACTCTCACCCACTGGATTCCAGATGACACTCTCAACATACCACCAGGCAACCTTAACCTTTCATCAGTATAGGTTTTTTCCCATtgaatttcctatttttttttaacaagaaaagATATGTGGCTGGTAGGAGTTAGTAGTTATTTAGGCAGTTGTACGTATCATGTCCCACAGTTAACATACTAAACCAGCCATCCATGAACACACgtgtgcacagacacacacacacacatcagcgGGGTCCCACCAGACCTGCTTTGGCACACTTCCCCAGCCATGTCTCTGTACCCAGCTCTCCACACCACAGGCATGGAATGCATCTCCTTGAAGTCCTCACTCCCTGGTATGCAAACGTCTCTATTGCCATTACCACTACCCCATAACCCAATCCACATGCAGTGCCTGGAGCAAGGGACAGCTATGGTACAGAGCAATGGTATTGGGATGCAAGATCATTAGGATGCACTTGCAGAGCTGGGGATGCAggaggttagggtgcaggggggttaGGATGCACTGGCATAGCTGTGGAGTGAAGGCTGGTTGTGGGGCACTGGAATTGGGGTGTAGGGGGGTTAGAATGCACTGACAGGTCTGGGGCAGAAGGGTGGATGGGCTGCAGGAAGGTTACGATGCACTGGAAAAGTTGGGGATGCAGAGGTTTTGGGATGCATTGGAAGAACCAGGGGCACATGGAACttggggtgcactggcagagctgcagaGTTGGAATCTATGGGATTTGGGGTGCAccagcttcccagctctgaagccacAGAGCCTTGCCCATGTCCCTGCTCCCCGTTCCCTATTCCCGACCCccccagcaagcatgattccaatttcccttccacttcctgtttgacccaagtttatacagtaatattatattaatatagtaatattctcagctatgccttaaccaatcattttactgaaatttaactaaccaatcctaacatactgtaacataattctctaaccaattatatccaactaccctaattaacttacacctatcaaaattaattatacagcagactgAAACTATTAGAgtaccagacagattaacaatagaaaagtgggggccacaaagataaaacaatacagaaatgagagTTTCACAACCACAAtcattgataagtgatttcttgcctgatagaatgctatcaaactaaattttctttaaccatcttaagatctgtttctttatctggtggtgatgggcactatgAGGACAGGATTGTCTTCCTAACAGCCTAATATcaccttatttcaatatgactggTTTGGGATGTGGGTATATGACCGAATGCTTCCCAGTTTATTGCTGCCCCTGCTGctcagccaaaggccttagcctaagaacaaggcctcagactatcctagtgagagaaggcccatacataggcctgtgattttgattctttgtttttatacccctgtaactagctaagtgataaaaatacacctgagttcttaaagtatagggctttacaggcaggcctgaatatctatattctaacactCTCCAtcccacagtgctttacaaagcaggtcagtaacattaatcccattttacagataggaaaatggagacacagagaggggcagTAACTTGCCTAAGATCAGAAGGTCTAGAACTAGAACCAAAGTATCCTGAGTCATAGGCCAGTGCACTATCAACCCAGCCACACTCTCGGCCTCTACGCAGCTGACCAGCTTTAACTCTGCCTGCAGCAACTCCATACAATGATGGTAGAACTGGGCTGAAGGCATTTTAGTGTCTGAGCTCCCATATTAGATAATGATTTTCAATGTAGgttttgtctgggaatttccttAGCTTTGAAAAATTATTTACAATTGCACACACAGACTTTAAAAGAGAACCCCAAATGAGAATGCAGCATTGGCAAGGAGATGATAATATTCAGCATTGACATTAAACCATTTTTCTGTAGTTGAACTTCTAAGGGCAGATTCCGCAGAGCGCCAAACCAACACAGAGAAGTCAGAGCACGCTAGCCAGTTACACAGGGAATACGGCTGCTTTGTATCACCAGAGTAGGGCAAAGCAGCTGAAGTGCACTGCTGAATGTGCCCCCTAACTTGCAGGTTTAGAGAGCTGTGTCAGTGCGATGGTGTTCTgtgcagggagagatggggagaggcCTGCCCTAGTGTTTCTGTGCTGTAGGGCTCCCCTGTGCTCTTGCCTTTCTAGCACGGGTGCCCAAGCTAGCATTCCTGGAACACTTGAAGTGTCCAGTGTCCATGGGTCCAGTTTCCCTCAGACCACTGGGTCATTGCAGAGAATAGGATTGttacatgcaaattagctgtagaggcAGAGTGGTGACTGATAAAGTTACCTCTAATAGCACAACAGCTCCACTTGTAAGAGTTGCCTTTGTCTAATCATAATCATAAGGATGTtgtatataattattattaacttAATCTGATTGCAACCAGATTTCTCCAGATGCAGCCTGTGCACAAGATTTCAATCAATTTATCAATATGGAAAGTTTAACATGTCTGTATTATTTCATTATTAACAACATTTTGGACAAAGAAAAGACCAACAAAATGGTAAATTTCATCAAGGACCCagtttatattaattttaaatcataAACTAATGAAAGAGTTTTCGTGTGAATTCCCAGAACATTTCTTCACTCCCAGAGAGTCGGTGCTGTAATTCTGGGGAGGGTATATGCTATTTTTCACATAGAACTAAGAGGTTGAATCCCGTCTTTAGATATAGAACAAAGCTCCACGTGAACTATGGAGTCAGGACTAGCGCCTCCCAGCACCCAATGAACCTGGCTTTGATCACTTACCTTGTTGATTGCACATCTGCATCTGGATAGCACAGTATGGTTCCCGTTCCCTTGCTTAGGGCACTGAGTCCTTGTCCTGTTCACTTCCTATTGTGTCCCTATCACAGGTGAACATAGACCACTGCACCAAAGCTGTGACCATGAAGAACTTGGTGGAGCCATCGGTGAGCAGCTTCAATGAGGCTCAGAAGCGGATCTTTGCCCTGATGGAGAAGGACTCCCTGCCCAGATTTGTGCGGTCAGAGTTTTATCAAGAGTTAATCAAGTAGCAATGTAGCAAGCCTGTGCAATGCATTCCTTGCTAGGCAGTCACTGTGAGCCATGCTATTGCCTCTTTCCGAATCCCAGCTTTAGTCTGTAGCTGCTTTGCCTTAAAGATACCAAACTGAGAAAGCACTCAACTGCATTGCTAAACTCCTTCCATATTGTTTTGGACTCTCTCCTATGTGCCAAGTGTCTCCTCTTCTACagtctctttccctgctcccttcccaagATCCCTGTTATGAAAAAGCCCTAGTGATTTTACCCGTTGGTCTTAGACTGCATTACTGAGAGTCATCTCAGCAGCCAGTTGACAGCAAGCTTGTCCAGAGTACCTCCATGGAGATGCAAAGGAGGCTTGCAGGAGCCTTGGCACTCATCTGTTACACAGAGCTGTGGCCTGTAGATCTTATCGGTCCTAGGTCTTGTccacactacagagttttgtcaacaaaagttatgCCGCCATACAGCAATCGCTTTAATTAAACTTCTGTTGCATGTCCAgactatgctccttgtgttggcagagcGCATCCACACTACCGGCTCTTCCATCGACACACAGAGCAgcgcactgtgggtagctattccactgtgtaactggccgcagggtgctttgggttGCGTTTGCAATGCCTCGTGGGGCAGGTACAGCATTACATGATGCAAGTTTCTCATTCAATGGacatcctactagattgccagctgcttttcaactaaAGCGTGGGGGGGGGAGCgtgtgacagtgtgtgtgtgtgtgtatatgagagagtgtgtgggggggagtgtgtgtgttggggaagagtgAGTGTGTCACTGTGCTGTCTTTGTAAGTCCAAACAATCCTGAGGTGGAGGGGAGaatgccccacacacacacaacaggcccctccttccttcctggctctgcacagcacagcagtctctcccCTATCACTCCTGCTCTGTCTGCCGCTGTGTTTCTAGTTCCAGGGAGAGCAGGACTCCATGTTAAGCGTCCTGTGTTTCCCTCCATGTTCTCCCATATAGTcaaagattcatagaatcatagaatatcagggttggaagggacctcaggaggtcatctactccaaccccctgctcaaagcaggatcaatccccaactaaatcatcccagccagggctttgtcaagcctgatcttaaaaatatctaaggaaggagattccaccacctccctaggtaacgcattgcagtgtttcaccaccctcctagtaaaaaagtttttcctaatatccaacctaaacctcccccactgcaacttgagaccattactccttgttctgtcaacagctcctactgagaacagtctagatccatcctctttggaaccctctttcaggtagttgaaagcagctatcaaatcccccctcattcttctcttccgcagactaaacaatcccagttccctcagcctctcctcataactcaagtgttccagtcctctaatcacttttgttgccctccactagactctttccaatttttccacatccttcttttcgtgtggggcccaaaactggacacagtactccagatgaggcctcaccaatgtcgaatagaggggaacgatcacgtcccttgatctgctggcaatgcccctacatatacatcccaaaatgccattggccttcttggcaacaagggcacactgttgactcatgtccagcttcttgtccactgtaacccctaggtccttttctgcagaactgctgccgagccattcggtccctactctgtaacagtgtatgggattcttccgtcctaagtgcaggactctgtacttgtccttcttgaatctcatcagatttcttttggcccaatcctttaatttgtctagggccttctgtatcctatcccaaccctccagcgtatctacctttcctcccaatttagtgtcatctgcaaacttgctgagggtgcaatccacaccatcctccagatcatttatgaagatattgaacaaaaccggccccaggaccgacctttggggcactccacttgataccggctgccaactagacatggagccattgatcactacccgttgagcccgacaatctagccagctttctatccaccttatagtccattcatccagcccatactttctttaacttgctggcaagaatactgtgggagaccgtgtcaaaagctttgctaaattcaaggaacaacacatccaccgctttcccctcaaccacagagacagttatttcgtcatagaaggcaattagattagtcaggcatgacttgcccttggtgaatccatgctgactgtttctgatcactttcctcttctctaagtgcttcagaattgattccttgaggacctgctccatgatttttccagggactgaggtcaggctgactggcctgtagttcccaggatcctccttcttcccttttttaaagatgggcactacattagcctttttccagtcgtccgggacttccccggctcaccatgagttttcaaagataatggccaatggctctgcaatcacatccacaaACTCGTTTAACACtttcggatgcagcgcatccggccccatggacttgtgctcgtccagcttttctaaatagtcccgaaccacttctttctccacagagggctggtcacctcctccccatgctgtgctgcccagtgcagtagtctgggagctgaccctgttcgtgaagacagaggcaaaaaaagcattgagtccattagctttttccacatcctctgtcactagattgcctccctcattcagtaaggggcccacactttccttgactttcttcttgttgctaacatacctgaagaaacccttcttgttactcttaacatctcttgctagctgcaactccaggtgtgatttggccttcctgatttcactcctgcatgcccaagcaatatttttatactcttccctggtcatttgtccaatcttccacttctggtaagcttcttttttgtatttaagatcagcaaggatttcactgtgaagccaagctggtcacctgccatatttactattctttccacacatcgggatggtttgtccctgtaacctcaataaggattctttaaatacagccagctctcctggactcctttccccctcatgttattctcccaggggatcctgcccatcagttcccggagggagtcaaagtctgcttttctgaagtccagggtccgtattctgctgctctcctttcttccctgtgtgaggatcctgaactcgaccatctcatggtcactgcctcccaggttcccatcccatcccattgGTCTCATCAGCTCACAGACCAATGATCCACCCCTCCCCTGTACTCCAGGCAGGGCAGCGTGTTGCTCTCCATGCTGAGTAATGTCAAAGTTTCCCAGAGCTTTGAAAAGCGAGGggtgcatgcctgcagggcagcggagttcaaaacagtgagcagagcagtcacCGCGGGCATTGTGGAATACTGGGGGAGGCCAGTTACATCGACATAATGAACGGCAGTGTTGCTTTGTTGCTTTAACTTTACCGCAGAATGCTttctgcctctcattgaggtggttttcttttgttggcaaaacagGAGAGTTTTGCCACAAAAAGTAgcactgtagtgtgtacacctccagtGTTTTGTTGATAAAAGCTGTCTTTTGCAGACAAAACTGTATACTGTAGACAAGACCCTAGTGTCCAATGCTCTAGCTGGATCTGAGCAGCCTTGATTCAGATAAACTCAGATGAGAATCAGAGAAGCATCCATACTTCAGTGTTTATCCAAAACAACCACATGACTGAGCTGCTAGACCCTGTGTCCTCACCCATCCCTACTGGCACATCAGGTTACACTGATGTGATATCCTTGCTGTGACCAGCTGGATGAATTGAACATGTTAAATACTAATGGCACGGAAAGGTTTTAAAATACTCCTGCCTCCTCCCGCCACGACACAAGACCTTGAAGTGACTGTGCTCTAAGTGCTAGGACTCTGTGCTGTTGTGACAATCTTTGCGGGAGGAGGTGTTTGACAGCGAGTCCCACTGAGTGAAAGCCACCTTAGTTCTTCTGAAGCATTTGCTCTCTGGGGGCCCTGACACTGAGTCTGAGACCAGCTAGTGACAGGATTGACTCTAATTGCACTTTGTGTCCACACAGAACATGGTGGCTACATGGTTAGTAACCATAGCCATGGCAGCATCAATGTCTTGCCCCGGCCACGACAGAGACTGCCTCGTGGCTGCCTTCCTGGGTCCTGTGGGACACtgttatttgcagtgtagatccTCCACACCCACATCAAACTGTGTCCACATGACTGGTTTGGcctgccctctctcctccctgcttTCCAAGCGGGAGCACGGCCCACTTGCTGCTCGTTCAGCACTATGGGgttttcccagcatgcactgatCCAATGACAGCCAGGCAGCATGGAAGGCACAGGCACACATGGGTGTCACAAGGTTGCTTTTGAAAACAGCTGCTGTGTGGACACAGGAAGGTCGGATGAGAATCACAAACTGGTAACAATGATGGTTCTATTCATGCCATACCCAGGTACAGGGTGTAACTGGAGCTCCCAGACTGTGCTCTTCAGCTAGTAACACACTTCCCATTGCCAGTGTGCTGCAGGAGGCTATTGTGAGTGATAGGCCCTTCAACACACCACCTCTGCTGGAACAAACAGTGCTCCTTTtgagctggagacagggagaagaaTAAAATAAACATCATTTATCCAAAACACTGGGACTGCTGCCTAGCAacccagagctctgcctgcattAGATTTAGTGAGCTTGTCATTTCCAGAGCCATATACAACCCCACAATGCCTGTGCACAGCCTTACTCAATGCTCCCCAGGTGTTTTGAGGTGTGTTTGACTCGTCAGTGTGGGTGTCCTGCTGGTGAAAGCCTGTCCCAGTTATTCTCTCAAGAGCAGCATGCCAAAGTGAGAGTTCTGCACCAACCCAAAAGAGAAAGTTCATTAGAGGAGGTAAAACTTGTTGAAAGAACAGTTTGGGTCAGTTGCTGAGAACAGCCCTGAAGAAAAGCCATCAGTGGAAACAGGAGAAATAAAACCCTGCCGTCTTGAACAGATGGCAAATGGTGCTGAGCTTTGTGCAGTTCATTTCCCTCTGTCCAGGCTCCTCATTCTGTTTAGATGGGGCATACATATTTGTATTGCTGACACAATTGGCCAGCTTGTGTCCAAGCAGGATGGCAGGGCCGGTGGGGCTTCTGGATGGTGACAGacttgtttcattttgaaaaatattacagCTCACAGACATTAGTCTTTgcccttggttccagcccagctcagcagcCA
Proteins encoded:
- the RGS5 gene encoding regulator of G-protein signaling 5 isoform X1, with translation MCKGLAALPHTCLERAKEIKTKLGTLLQKPDSAIDLIVPYPEKPEKPAKVQKISPDEALQWRESLEKLLQNAYGLARFRSFLRSEFSEENIEFWIACEEYKKIKSPTKMAEKAKKIYEEFIQMEAPKEVNIDHCTKAVTMKNLVEPSVSSFNEAQKRIFALMEKDSLPRFVRKTCPMDCHQWVTSC
- the RGS5 gene encoding regulator of G-protein signaling 5 isoform X3; the protein is MCKGLAALPHTCLERAKEIKTKLGTLLQKPDSAIDLIVPYPEKPEKPAKVQKISPDEALQWRESLEKLLQNAYGLARFRSFLRSEFSEENIEFWIACEEYKKIKSPTKMAEKAKKIYEEFIQMEAPKEVNIDHCTKAVTMKNLVEPSVSSFNEAQKRIFALMEKDSLPRFVRQPEK
- the RGS5 gene encoding regulator of G-protein signaling 5 isoform X4; its protein translation is MCKGLAALPHTCLERAKEIKTKLGTLLQKPDSAIDLIVPYPEKPEKPAKVQKISPDEALQWRESLEKLLQNAYGLARFRSFLRSEFSEENIEFWIACEEYKKIKSPTKMAEKAKKIYEEFIQMEAPKEVNIDHCTKAVTMKNLVEPSVSSFNEAQKRIFALMEKDSLPRF
- the RGS5 gene encoding regulator of G-protein signaling 5 isoform X2, translating into MCKGLAALPHTCLERAKEIKTKLGTLLQKPDSAIDLIVPYPEKPEKPAKVQKISPDEALQWRESLEKLLQNAYGLARFRSFLRSEFSEENIEFWIACEEYKKIKSPTKMAEKAKKIYEEFIQMEAPKEVNIDHCTKAVTMKNLVEPSVSSFNEAQKRIFALMEKDSLPRFVRSEFYQELIK